One Synechococcus sp. PROS-9-1 DNA window includes the following coding sequences:
- a CDS encoding rod shape-determining protein MreD gives MARLHSQPICVASGLLVPLISLAAPSWLSLGGVLPSWAVLWLLPWALVDGPVSGVIAGAAMGLVLDGLSVGDASQVPALMLLGWWWGRLGRRGRPIQRSLNLGLLAWIGTMLLGLSLWAQLLVQGVNAPLAQAFALHTCLAQGLMTGLMAPMIGSWQLLIWRRRTPA, from the coding sequence ATGGCTCGTCTTCACAGCCAACCGATTTGTGTTGCTTCCGGATTGTTGGTGCCGTTGATCAGTTTGGCGGCACCGTCATGGCTGAGCTTGGGTGGTGTCTTGCCGAGCTGGGCGGTGTTGTGGCTGCTGCCTTGGGCCCTCGTTGATGGACCGGTATCGGGTGTGATTGCGGGTGCGGCGATGGGGCTTGTCCTGGATGGTCTCAGTGTGGGAGATGCCAGCCAGGTGCCCGCTTTGATGCTGTTGGGCTGGTGGTGGGGACGGCTTGGGCGGCGGGGACGACCGATTCAACGCAGTCTCAATTTGGGGTTGCTGGCTTGGATCGGCACGATGCTGCTTGGGCTGAGTCTTTGGGCGCAGCTGTTGGTTCAGGGTGTGAATGCTCCTCTGGCCCAAGCCTTTGCATTGCATACCTGTTTGGCTCAAGGTCTGATGACGGGCCTGATGGCCCCGATGATTGGGTCTTGGCAACTTCTGATCTGGCGACGGCGCACTCCCGCATGA
- the rpaB gene encoding response regulator transcription factor RpaB: protein MPTDGPSVKGTILVVDDEPAVRRVLIMRLQLAGYNVVSAEDGEQALEMFHNEEPDLVVLDVMLPKMDGFAVCRRLRAESCVPIIFLSALESISERVAGLDLGADDYLPKPFSPKELEARISTILRRVGSGAATSEPREIPSGQGVMRVGDLVVDTNRRQVNRGTERIALTYTEFSLLELLFREPGHVVPRAEILEQLWGYPPRRAADLRVVDVYVARLRGKLEPDPRNPELILTVRGIGYASQRMGEPAGASAAV, encoded by the coding sequence ATGCCCACAGATGGGCCTTCTGTAAAAGGAACCATTCTTGTGGTGGACGACGAGCCCGCAGTCAGACGGGTTCTGATCATGCGTCTGCAATTGGCTGGTTACAACGTCGTCTCGGCTGAGGATGGAGAGCAGGCGTTGGAGATGTTTCATAACGAAGAGCCTGATCTCGTCGTCCTCGACGTGATGCTTCCAAAAATGGATGGCTTTGCTGTTTGCAGGCGCTTACGAGCTGAGTCCTGCGTGCCAATTATTTTTCTCTCGGCCTTGGAATCCATCTCGGAACGCGTGGCTGGCCTTGACCTCGGAGCTGACGACTATCTTCCAAAGCCCTTTAGCCCAAAGGAACTTGAAGCGCGCATCTCCACAATCCTGAGACGGGTGGGGTCCGGCGCTGCTACCTCCGAGCCTCGAGAGATCCCCAGTGGTCAAGGTGTGATGCGAGTTGGAGACTTAGTGGTTGATACCAATCGCCGTCAGGTGAACCGAGGAACCGAACGCATCGCCCTCACTTACACAGAATTCAGCCTTCTTGAATTGCTGTTTCGCGAGCCGGGTCATGTGGTGCCTAGGGCCGAAATTCTTGAACAGCTTTGGGGTTATCCGCCCCGGCGTGCGGCTGATCTCCGGGTTGTTGATGTATACGTTGCCCGTCTTCGCGGCAAGCTCGAACCCGACCCCCGCAACCCCGAGCTGATCCTCACCGTGAGAGGCATTGGCTATGCGTCCCAACGCATGGGTGAGCCCGCAGGAGCATCTGCCGCAGTTTGA
- a CDS encoding single-stranded DNA-binding protein, translating into MGVNSVTLVGRAGRDPEVRYFESGSMVANLTIAVNRRSRDDEPDWFNLEIWGKQAQVAADYVKKGSLLGIIGSFKLDRWTDRNSGEERSKPVVRVDRLELLGSKRDSEAGSGGFAGGSPSDEEVPF; encoded by the coding sequence ATGGGTGTCAACTCCGTAACCCTGGTCGGCCGAGCCGGCCGAGATCCCGAAGTTCGTTACTTCGAATCGGGAAGCATGGTGGCCAACCTGACCATTGCCGTGAATCGTCGCAGCCGCGACGATGAACCGGATTGGTTCAACCTTGAGATCTGGGGCAAACAGGCCCAGGTTGCTGCCGATTACGTCAAAAAAGGATCACTCCTCGGCATCATCGGCAGCTTCAAATTGGATCGCTGGACCGATCGAAATAGCGGCGAAGAGCGCAGCAAACCTGTTGTTCGCGTTGATCGCCTCGAACTCTTGGGCTCCAAACGCGACAGCGAAGCGGGATCCGGGGGATTCGCAGGGGGGAGCCCGAGCGACGAAGAGGTTCCCTTCTGA
- a CDS encoding sodium:solute symporter family protein, whose amino-acid sequence MSTTLISAFLALVVYLLALLWLGTQSLGGQTNSADSYFLADRRLRAGVLFFTLIATNFSAFFFLGFAGAGYRIGIAYYPMMAFGTGLAALSFGSLGCRVRRLSADHGLITPSELIGHLLPGEGLRLLVLAVMVLFTLPYLALQPLGAGYLLESLTGGAVPFEVGAVLLTVVIVLYVVGGGMRAVARTDVLQGILMFSLMLMAFAAVAKGVGGVELANRTLFVQRPELFSPAGLGHFFTPRMLASYLLLWPLCLPMFPQMLMRFFAAGDDRSLKQSMVLYPVVAGVLFICPVLIGMWGHLAFPDLLGRASDQIMPLMLSQYSPQWLTGIVMVGALAAFMSTLDSQLLALSSMLTRDIYKRYWRPQASLAEQVRVGQLVVIALAVAGLAIALRPPEAILSLATHAFSGLALLFPMLVGAVYGLRWSVVGAMLSVIAGEAVLLGFAMGVIPQAFQGGCLPLIPALVVACTVLGVDQLIARWSSSGLRA is encoded by the coding sequence ATGAGCACCACTCTGATTTCAGCGTTCCTCGCTCTCGTTGTTTACCTGCTGGCGTTGCTCTGGCTCGGAACTCAGAGTCTCGGGGGACAAACCAACAGCGCCGACTCCTATTTCCTGGCCGATCGGCGGCTGCGTGCCGGAGTGCTGTTCTTCACGCTGATCGCGACCAACTTCAGCGCCTTCTTTTTTCTTGGTTTTGCTGGTGCGGGCTATCGCATCGGGATTGCCTATTACCCAATGATGGCGTTTGGAACAGGGTTGGCTGCCCTCAGTTTCGGCAGCCTGGGCTGCCGGGTCCGCAGGCTCAGTGCTGACCATGGCCTCATCACTCCGTCTGAATTGATCGGCCATCTCTTGCCAGGGGAGGGACTGCGCCTGTTGGTTCTTGCGGTGATGGTGCTGTTCACCCTTCCTTATTTGGCCCTGCAACCTCTTGGTGCCGGTTATTTGCTCGAGAGCCTCACGGGAGGAGCGGTTCCTTTTGAGGTTGGAGCTGTCCTGCTCACCGTCGTGATCGTTCTGTACGTGGTGGGCGGCGGCATGCGAGCTGTGGCGAGAACCGACGTGCTTCAGGGGATCCTGATGTTTTCGCTGATGCTGATGGCCTTTGCGGCTGTCGCCAAAGGTGTCGGTGGCGTCGAGCTGGCCAATCGCACGCTGTTTGTGCAACGTCCTGAGCTGTTCAGTCCGGCAGGACTGGGCCATTTTTTTACGCCGCGAATGTTGGCCAGCTATCTGCTGCTTTGGCCGTTGTGCCTGCCGATGTTTCCGCAGATGCTGATGCGTTTTTTTGCTGCCGGGGATGACCGCTCGTTGAAGCAGTCGATGGTGCTTTACCCAGTCGTAGCGGGAGTGCTGTTCATTTGTCCTGTGCTGATCGGGATGTGGGGGCATCTGGCCTTCCCTGATCTGCTGGGTCGCGCGTCCGATCAGATCATGCCCTTGATGCTGTCCCAATACAGCCCGCAATGGTTAACGGGAATCGTGATGGTGGGGGCCTTGGCTGCCTTTATGTCCACCCTGGATTCGCAGTTGTTGGCGCTGTCGTCGATGCTCACTCGCGACATCTATAAGAGGTATTGGCGACCGCAGGCTTCTTTGGCGGAGCAAGTGCGTGTTGGGCAGCTCGTGGTGATCGCTCTTGCAGTCGCTGGTCTTGCCATCGCCCTGCGTCCGCCGGAGGCCATTCTGTCGCTTGCAACCCATGCCTTTTCGGGACTCGCATTGCTGTTCCCGATGCTGGTGGGGGCGGTCTATGGCCTGCGCTGGTCCGTTGTTGGCGCCATGTTGTCGGTGATCGCAGGGGAAGCCGTTCTGCTGGGTTTTGCCATGGGCGTGATTCCGCAGGCTTTTCAGGGGGGCTGTCTGCCTTTGATCCCTGCACTCGTTGTGGCCTGCACGGTTTTGGGAGTGGATCAGCTCATCGCTCGCTGGTCGTCGTCAGGTTTGCGGGCCTAA
- the tsaE gene encoding tRNA (adenosine(37)-N6)-threonylcarbamoyltransferase complex ATPase subunit type 1 TsaE: MEKLPGEDVNDKYFGDAEASGSLVNQSTDVTRILDDLEATKELGRMLAARLKAHDILLLRGPLGAGKTSLVKGLADALGIQEPITSPTFALAQHYPEGTPPLVHLDLYRLEQAIAADDLFLQEEEEANAMGALLVVEWPERLSLSLPDAWLLDLNYAAASGRTVSLHPPNVRPANLTTTSER; this comes from the coding sequence ATGGAAAAGCTCCCTGGGGAGGATGTGAACGATAAATACTTCGGAGACGCCGAGGCTTCGGGCTCCCTTGTTAACCAATCTACAGATGTGACAAGGATCCTTGACGATCTCGAGGCCACAAAAGAGCTTGGCCGGATGTTGGCAGCGCGCCTCAAAGCGCACGACATCCTGCTGTTGAGAGGACCGCTCGGTGCAGGCAAAACCTCTCTCGTCAAGGGGCTGGCCGACGCCCTAGGGATCCAAGAACCGATCACCAGCCCAACCTTCGCGCTCGCTCAGCACTACCCGGAAGGAACCCCCCCTCTCGTCCATCTCGACCTGTACCGGCTCGAGCAAGCGATCGCAGCTGATGACCTTTTCCTTCAAGAGGAGGAAGAGGCAAATGCCATGGGGGCTTTGCTCGTAGTGGAGTGGCCGGAGCGGCTCAGCCTCTCTCTTCCAGACGCCTGGCTCTTGGATCTCAACTACGCAGCTGCCAGCGGACGCACCGTCTCGCTCCACCCGCCAAACGTTAGGCCCGCAAACCTGACGACGACCAGCGAGCGATGA
- a CDS encoding DedA family protein yields the protein MGLSELITQLPELIGQAVEANQWLGYGAIFAAMFLENLFPPIPSELIMPLGGFYVQQGQLQFIPVVLAGLIGTVFGALPWYGIGRLINEQRIEQWLDRHGRWIGISSEELARSRRWFSRYGTALVFWGRLVPGIRTLISVPAGIELMPMAPFLIWTTAGSLIWTLLLTIAGMVLGEGYSNVEVWIDPVSKVIKVGLVVAVLAGGIWLALRIWRRRQSAD from the coding sequence ATGGGTCTGTCTGAACTGATTACTCAGCTTCCAGAGCTGATTGGACAGGCCGTTGAGGCGAATCAATGGTTGGGATATGGCGCCATTTTTGCGGCCATGTTTCTGGAAAATTTGTTTCCTCCGATCCCTTCAGAGTTGATCATGCCTTTGGGTGGGTTTTATGTGCAGCAAGGGCAATTGCAATTTATTCCAGTTGTCCTTGCCGGTTTGATCGGAACGGTGTTCGGAGCGTTGCCTTGGTATGGCATCGGCCGGCTGATCAACGAACAACGCATTGAGCAATGGCTCGATCGGCATGGCCGCTGGATCGGTATTAGCTCTGAGGAGTTGGCGCGGAGTCGCCGCTGGTTTAGCCGCTACGGCACAGCCCTTGTGTTTTGGGGACGGTTGGTGCCGGGCATTCGCACCCTGATTTCGGTTCCTGCAGGGATCGAGCTGATGCCGATGGCTCCATTTTTGATTTGGACCACAGCTGGAAGCCTGATCTGGACGCTGTTGCTCACCATCGCTGGCATGGTGCTCGGCGAGGGTTACAGCAATGTGGAGGTCTGGATCGACCCCGTTTCCAAAGTGATCAAGGTGGGCCTGGTGGTTGCCGTTTTGGCTGGTGGGATCTGGCTTGCCCTCAGAATTTGGCGTCGCCGTCAGTCGGCCGACTAA
- a CDS encoding sugar ABC transporter substrate-binding protein, giving the protein MIQLTSHRHSSYRRRWLALALVSTSLLIGGCRRSEAPEGALQLWTLQLAPKFNTYMEQVIDRWDADHPDAPVRWTDLPWGSVERKLLAAVFARTAPDVVNLNPPFAANLASKGGLTDLTPLLPPDAAQRYLPSVWRAARDPKTGQIAVPWYLTVRLSLVNQQLLQQAGVSSPPRRWEDVPAFARQIRERTGRYGLFVTAVPDDSAELLESMVQMGVMLLDDKQRAGFDSPEGRKAFAFWTDLYREGLLPREVVSQGQRRAIELYQSGELALLASGAEFLRSIQTNAPGVAAVTSPQPPLTGGDGTANVALMTLAVPRQSERPREALSFALDLTNGPNQARFAREARVLPSSLEALRQVRAELEAERPATPEQAQIREARILSAKTLGRARVLVPATPGVKRLQSIVYTQLQRAMLGQISSDEAVRTAAEQWNRYSEARWP; this is encoded by the coding sequence ATGATTCAGCTCACTTCGCATCGCCATAGCTCCTATCGGCGTAGATGGCTCGCCTTGGCGCTTGTCAGCACGTCGTTGCTGATCGGGGGATGCCGGCGTAGCGAAGCTCCAGAAGGAGCTCTTCAGCTTTGGACGTTGCAATTAGCGCCCAAGTTCAACACCTACATGGAACAGGTGATTGATCGCTGGGATGCTGATCATCCCGATGCACCGGTGCGTTGGACCGATTTGCCTTGGGGCTCGGTGGAACGGAAGCTCCTGGCTGCAGTGTTTGCGCGCACCGCTCCGGATGTGGTGAATCTCAATCCCCCCTTTGCGGCCAATTTGGCAAGCAAGGGTGGGTTGACTGATCTCACGCCGCTGTTGCCGCCTGATGCCGCTCAGCGCTATTTGCCTTCGGTGTGGCGTGCAGCACGCGATCCAAAGACTGGTCAAATTGCCGTCCCCTGGTATCTCACGGTGCGGCTCAGCTTGGTCAACCAGCAGCTGCTACAGCAGGCTGGCGTGAGTTCGCCTCCCCGTCGTTGGGAGGATGTCCCTGCCTTTGCTCGCCAAATTCGAGAGCGAACAGGACGTTACGGCCTCTTTGTCACGGCAGTGCCCGACGACTCCGCCGAATTGCTGGAGTCGATGGTGCAGATGGGGGTGATGTTGCTGGATGACAAACAGCGAGCTGGATTCGACTCGCCCGAGGGGCGCAAGGCGTTTGCGTTTTGGACCGATTTGTATCGAGAGGGGCTTCTTCCTAGGGAAGTGGTCAGTCAAGGCCAGCGACGGGCGATTGAGCTGTACCAAAGCGGCGAGCTCGCGTTGCTGGCCAGTGGGGCTGAATTTTTACGCAGCATTCAGACCAATGCGCCTGGTGTGGCGGCGGTGACCTCCCCGCAACCGCCTCTCACAGGAGGCGATGGCACCGCCAACGTGGCGTTGATGACGCTTGCGGTCCCTCGCCAGAGTGAGCGGCCGCGAGAAGCGTTGTCTTTTGCCCTCGATCTCACCAATGGACCGAACCAAGCGCGCTTTGCTCGCGAGGCCAGGGTGTTGCCCTCCTCCCTGGAGGCTCTCAGGCAGGTGCGTGCTGAGCTTGAAGCCGAGCGTCCTGCAACCCCAGAGCAAGCTCAAATTCGCGAGGCAAGGATTCTCTCTGCCAAGACGCTGGGGCGGGCGAGGGTTCTTGTCCCTGCGACGCCCGGGGTAAAGCGTCTTCAAAGCATCGTGTACACCCAGCTTCAGCGGGCGATGTTGGGTCAGATCAGCAGTGATGAGGCGGTGCGTACGGCGGCTGAGCAGTGGAACCGTTATTCAGAGGCGCGATGGCCGTAA
- the mreC gene encoding rod shape-determining protein MreC yields MGSSPWPQGTRSRSLKRIWPWLALLGVLGMVRWSKGAGFADGYALLTRPFWPGSAQKQWIQAAQQQDDATRLQLLEVDNARLRGLLSLDRQGASTAISAAVISRTPEGWWQQIVLGKGVLDGIKQGDAVIGPGGLIGRVQSATPATSLVRLLTAPGSRVGVWVPRTRQHALLVGMGTARPELKFIDKDVKVRPGDLVSTSPASTLLPANLPVAVVQSLNSRAVPAPTALVQLIAPPDAIDWVQVSRR; encoded by the coding sequence ATGGGCTCCTCGCCGTGGCCGCAGGGAACGCGTTCCCGGAGCCTCAAACGAATCTGGCCTTGGCTTGCCCTTCTCGGCGTTCTGGGAATGGTGCGTTGGAGCAAGGGCGCTGGTTTTGCGGATGGCTATGCCTTGCTCACGCGTCCGTTTTGGCCGGGTTCAGCTCAGAAACAGTGGATCCAGGCAGCGCAGCAGCAGGACGATGCCACCCGTTTGCAATTGCTCGAGGTGGATAACGCTCGCTTGCGAGGGCTGCTTTCACTGGATCGTCAAGGCGCCAGCACTGCAATTTCTGCTGCTGTGATCTCGCGAACGCCTGAAGGCTGGTGGCAGCAGATCGTGCTTGGAAAGGGGGTGTTGGATGGCATCAAGCAAGGTGATGCGGTGATCGGTCCGGGTGGATTGATTGGCCGTGTTCAAAGTGCCACCCCAGCGACAAGCCTTGTTCGCTTGCTCACAGCCCCTGGAAGTCGAGTTGGCGTTTGGGTGCCGCGGACCCGTCAACATGCCTTGTTGGTGGGAATGGGAACAGCCCGTCCTGAATTGAAATTCATCGACAAAGACGTAAAGGTCCGACCTGGTGATTTGGTGAGCACCTCGCCGGCTAGCACCCTGCTGCCTGCGAACCTTCCGGTGGCCGTTGTGCAGTCTTTGAACTCCAGGGCGGTGCCGGCTCCCACGGCTTTGGTTCAGTTGATTGCGCCTCCGGATGCGATCGACTGGGTGCAGGTGAGTCGGCGCTGA
- the ahcY gene encoding adenosylhomocysteinase, with the protein MVATAAATTELQVAKDYVIADLGLADFGRKELNIAETEMPGLMALRAKYGKEKPLKGARIAGSLHMTIQTAVLIETLIELGADVRWASCNIFSTQDHAAASMAAAGVPVFAVKGETLEEYWDYTHSILEWGDGGTPNMILDDGGDATGLVMLGSKAEQDITVLDNPSNEEETFLFASIKKKLAKDSSFYSRIKAEIQGVTEETTTGVARLYKMQKSGELPFPAINVNDSVTKSKFDNLYGCRESLVDSIKRATDVMVAGKQALVVGYGDVGKGSAQSLRGLGATVCIAEVDPICALQAAMEGYRVVRLEDVVDQMDIFVTATGNYQVIRNEHLVKMKDEAIVCNIGHFDNEIDVASLKSYEWDNIKPQVDHITLPSGNKIILLAEGRLVNLGCATGHPSFVMSNSFTNQVLAQIELFTKGNEYGKEVYVLPKHLDEMVARLHLEKIGCKLTELSKDQADYINVPVEGPYKPDHYRY; encoded by the coding sequence ATGGTGGCAACAGCCGCGGCAACGACCGAACTTCAGGTCGCAAAGGACTACGTCATTGCGGATCTCGGATTAGCCGATTTTGGACGCAAGGAACTCAATATTGCTGAGACCGAGATGCCCGGTCTGATGGCATTGCGTGCCAAGTACGGCAAGGAGAAGCCGTTGAAGGGTGCCCGGATCGCCGGCTCTTTGCACATGACGATTCAGACAGCTGTTCTGATCGAAACCCTGATCGAGCTTGGTGCTGATGTGCGCTGGGCCTCCTGCAACATCTTTTCTACCCAAGACCACGCCGCGGCTTCGATGGCTGCTGCTGGAGTTCCCGTCTTTGCCGTTAAGGGTGAAACCCTTGAGGAGTACTGGGATTACACCCATAGCATTCTCGAATGGGGCGATGGTGGAACGCCCAACATGATCCTGGACGACGGTGGCGATGCCACCGGTCTGGTGATGTTGGGTAGCAAGGCTGAGCAGGACATCACCGTGCTCGACAATCCTTCCAACGAAGAGGAGACCTTCCTGTTCGCTTCGATCAAGAAGAAGCTGGCGAAGGATTCCAGTTTCTACAGCCGTATTAAGGCTGAGATTCAGGGCGTAACAGAGGAGACCACCACAGGAGTGGCACGTCTCTACAAGATGCAGAAGAGCGGAGAGCTTCCCTTCCCTGCGATCAACGTCAACGACTCGGTCACCAAGAGCAAGTTCGACAACCTCTACGGCTGTCGTGAATCGCTGGTTGACAGCATCAAGCGCGCTACCGACGTGATGGTGGCTGGCAAGCAGGCCCTCGTGGTTGGCTACGGCGATGTGGGCAAGGGTTCAGCGCAGTCATTGCGTGGCCTTGGCGCCACCGTTTGTATTGCTGAAGTGGACCCCATTTGCGCCCTTCAGGCTGCGATGGAGGGTTACAGGGTGGTCCGCCTTGAAGATGTGGTGGATCAGATGGACATCTTTGTGACCGCCACGGGGAACTATCAGGTGATCCGCAATGAGCATCTGGTGAAGATGAAGGACGAAGCGATCGTCTGCAACATCGGACACTTCGATAACGAGATCGATGTGGCTTCGCTCAAGTCCTATGAGTGGGACAACATCAAGCCTCAGGTGGATCACATCACCTTGCCAAGCGGCAACAAGATTATTCTTCTTGCCGAGGGCCGTCTCGTGAATCTGGGCTGCGCCACAGGTCACCCCAGTTTCGTGATGAGTAATTCGTTCACGAACCAGGTGCTGGCTCAGATTGAGCTGTTCACCAAGGGCAACGAATACGGCAAAGAGGTGTATGTGCTGCCTAAGCACCTCGATGAGATGGTGGCTCGCCTCCATCTTGAGAAGATCGGTTGCAAACTCACTGAGTTGAGCAAAGATCAGGCCGATTACATCAACGTTCCAGTGGAAGGCCCCTATAAGCCTGATCACTATCGTTATTGA
- a CDS encoding rod shape-determining protein, translated as MLFRRFQLSRDIGIDLGTANTLIYVSGKGIVLQEPSVVAIDLERGVPLAVGDEAKLMLGRTPGNIRAVRPLRDGVIADFDAAEQMLKSFIQKGNEGRGIIAPRLVVGIPSGVTGVERRAVREAGLAGAREVHLIDEPVAAAIGAGLPVTEPVGTMIVDIGGGTTEVAVLSLGGTVLSESVRVAGDEISDSIGVHLKKVHNLVVGERTAEDIKIRIGSAFPDNDFDQTVMDVRGLHLLSGLPRTIQLQAGDLREAIAEPLNVIVEAVKRTLERTPPELAADIVDRGIMLAGGGALVRGISDLISHETGIFTHIAEDPLLCVVNGCGQVLEDYKRLQRVLDTPEFVRSASSL; from the coding sequence GTGCTTTTTCGTCGGTTTCAGCTCTCCCGTGACATCGGTATCGACCTTGGCACTGCCAACACCCTGATTTATGTCTCCGGCAAGGGGATTGTCTTGCAAGAGCCTTCAGTGGTGGCCATTGATCTGGAGAGGGGGGTGCCCCTGGCCGTTGGCGATGAAGCGAAGCTGATGCTGGGCCGTACGCCCGGGAACATTCGTGCGGTGCGGCCACTGCGCGATGGCGTGATCGCTGATTTTGATGCGGCTGAGCAGATGCTCAAAAGCTTCATTCAGAAAGGCAACGAGGGGCGAGGGATCATTGCTCCTCGCTTGGTGGTGGGCATCCCCAGCGGTGTGACCGGTGTGGAGCGCCGCGCCGTGCGAGAGGCCGGTCTGGCCGGTGCCAGAGAAGTGCATCTCATTGATGAGCCCGTGGCCGCGGCAATTGGTGCTGGTTTGCCGGTCACGGAGCCCGTTGGCACGATGATTGTGGATATCGGTGGTGGAACCACTGAAGTAGCGGTTCTCAGCCTCGGGGGCACTGTGCTGAGTGAATCCGTTCGCGTTGCCGGTGATGAAATCAGCGATTCGATTGGAGTCCATCTCAAAAAGGTTCACAACCTGGTGGTGGGTGAGCGCACCGCCGAAGACATCAAGATTCGAATCGGCTCCGCATTCCCCGATAATGACTTCGATCAGACGGTGATGGATGTGCGTGGCTTGCACCTCCTATCTGGTTTGCCGCGCACGATTCAGCTCCAAGCCGGCGACCTTCGTGAAGCCATCGCTGAGCCACTCAACGTGATTGTGGAGGCCGTGAAGCGAACGCTCGAACGCACCCCCCCCGAACTAGCAGCCGACATCGTCGATCGCGGGATCATGCTCGCTGGTGGTGGGGCCCTGGTGAGGGGGATTAGCGACCTGATCAGCCATGAAACAGGGATCTTCACCCACATTGCTGAAGATCCGCTGCTGTGTGTGGTGAATGGCTGCGGTCAGGTGCTTGAGGATTACAAACGCCTGCAGCGTGTGCTGGACACCCCCGAATTTGTTCGTTCTGCTTCGAGCCTCTGA
- a CDS encoding carbohydrate kinase: MADLSALAPRVLCLGEALVDRLGPLGGDPATAAPDSCDDRLGGAPANVACALARLGTPVGLVGRLGEDAIGAAFLKLFKGRGVDVRALQRDASHPSRVVLVRRHANGERVFQGFAGDHILGFADQLLDRGCLEAVWPGLAEQARWLLVGTIPLASMASAGALQWVLAQAKAAGLGLAVDVNWRPTFWNPEADPAAGPTADAMAVIKPVLEQASLIKLAREEALWFFGSDDPAAISADLPQQPDVVVTDGAAPVRWFIAKEAGSMPVFPPAQVIDTTGAGDAFTAGLLHCWDRPVTERLRFASACGALVCGGAGAIDPQPREQDVSTFLKECT; this comes from the coding sequence ATGGCCGATCTGTCTGCGTTGGCTCCTCGCGTGTTGTGCCTGGGTGAGGCTTTGGTGGATCGGCTTGGCCCGCTTGGAGGGGATCCCGCTACTGCTGCGCCCGATTCTTGTGATGACCGCTTGGGTGGTGCACCCGCCAACGTGGCCTGTGCTCTCGCTCGGCTTGGCACACCCGTTGGCCTCGTTGGTCGACTTGGTGAAGATGCCATCGGGGCTGCATTCCTCAAGCTTTTCAAGGGGCGGGGTGTTGATGTGCGGGCGCTTCAACGTGATGCAAGTCACCCGAGTCGGGTGGTGTTGGTTCGCCGCCATGCCAATGGGGAACGCGTGTTTCAGGGGTTTGCTGGAGATCACATCCTGGGTTTCGCGGATCAACTGCTGGATCGTGGCTGTTTGGAAGCGGTCTGGCCGGGCTTGGCCGAGCAGGCTCGCTGGCTATTAGTTGGCACGATTCCCTTGGCCTCGATGGCTTCTGCCGGCGCGTTGCAATGGGTGTTAGCTCAGGCCAAGGCTGCTGGTCTTGGCTTGGCTGTGGATGTGAACTGGCGCCCCACCTTCTGGAATCCCGAGGCAGACCCAGCGGCGGGTCCTACCGCTGATGCAATGGCGGTGATCAAGCCTGTGTTGGAGCAGGCCTCCCTGATCAAATTGGCCCGGGAGGAGGCGTTGTGGTTTTTCGGCAGTGATGATCCTGCTGCTATCTCTGCGGATTTGCCGCAGCAGCCCGACGTCGTGGTGACCGATGGAGCCGCGCCCGTTCGCTGGTTCATCGCCAAGGAAGCCGGGAGTATGCCGGTGTTCCCTCCCGCTCAGGTGATCGACACCACAGGGGCAGGGGATGCCTTCACTGCCGGTTTGTTGCACTGTTGGGATCGCCCTGTCACGGAGCGGTTGCGCTTCGCGTCAGCCTGCGGTGCACTCGTTTGTGGTGGAGCTGGAGCGATCGACCCACAGCCACGAGAGCAAGACGTATCAACTTTCCTCAAGGAGTGCACTTAA